The proteins below come from a single Arthrobacter sp. zg-Y1171 genomic window:
- a CDS encoding shikimate kinase produces MSPRSGRSSGLDRHLVLMGFMAAGKSVVGRGFAARHGMPFLDTDEAVVARYGPIAGIFSAYGEHYFREVEARAVAAALEARVPTVISLGGGAVLDSGTQQLLGRATVVFLDTDLATVLPRITRAGHRPLLAPDPVRRWQELADIRRPIYESLADITIDTRGLTVPAIIDRLTSVLIKGED; encoded by the coding sequence ATGTCTCCTAGGAGCGGCAGGTCCAGCGGGCTCGATCGGCACCTGGTCCTGATGGGCTTTATGGCCGCCGGGAAGTCCGTCGTCGGACGCGGGTTCGCCGCCCGCCACGGGATGCCCTTCCTGGACACGGACGAGGCCGTCGTGGCACGGTACGGCCCCATTGCCGGCATTTTCAGCGCCTACGGCGAGCACTATTTCCGCGAGGTTGAAGCGCGGGCCGTTGCCGCGGCCCTTGAGGCCCGGGTGCCCACGGTGATTTCACTGGGCGGGGGCGCGGTGCTGGACTCGGGGACCCAGCAACTGCTCGGCCGCGCCACTGTAGTGTTTCTGGATACGGACCTTGCCACCGTGCTTCCACGGATCACCCGTGCAGGCCACCGTCCACTGCTCGCACCGGACCCCGTCCGGCGCTGGCAGGAGCTGGCGGACATCCGCCGCCCCATATACGAATCCCTGGCCGACATCACCATTGACACCAGGGGACTTACTGTTCCGGCCATTATTGACCGGCTGACTTCCGTCCTCATCAAAGGAGAAGACTAG
- the mltG gene encoding endolytic transglycosylase MltG: MSHRYPEYPAMAEPDRRPREGGSPLPVGVFFEEPSELPSRRSQRPSREKQRRRRRRTIIMITVLAVFAGVIFGLIMFLRDLLGMNEIQDYEGAGNGTVAFTVAEGDGPLLIGGKLEAEDIVATSKEFVNAFTAQSDGREIQPGTYEMKYQMSSSAAVDALLGDGGSQVHYAAVARDLRQGEVFEVLNTSTRIPLSEFQALAADPQQFGLPEEAVSLEGYLHPGEYRFDVEKDATEIITEMVDNTFAELEAAGITDPAEQYRILTKASIIQAEAGEADYGAVAGSIENRLGPDNKETNGLIQSDATVTYGLNRKSYELTAEEKADKSNPYNTYANPGLPVGPIGSPSREAIEAAANPDDVPYYYWVTVNLDSGETKFSSTLAEHAKYVEEYQNWCSTQKAGRCG; encoded by the coding sequence GTGAGCCACAGATATCCCGAGTACCCGGCCATGGCGGAGCCTGACCGCAGGCCCCGGGAGGGCGGCAGTCCTCTCCCCGTGGGCGTGTTCTTCGAGGAGCCCTCGGAGCTTCCCAGCCGCAGGAGCCAACGGCCGAGCCGCGAAAAGCAGCGCCGCCGCCGTCGCCGCACCATCATCATGATCACCGTGCTGGCCGTGTTTGCAGGCGTGATTTTCGGCCTCATCATGTTCCTCCGGGACCTGCTGGGCATGAACGAGATCCAGGACTACGAGGGTGCAGGCAACGGCACCGTGGCGTTCACCGTGGCAGAAGGTGACGGCCCGCTGCTGATCGGCGGAAAGCTCGAAGCCGAAGACATCGTCGCCACGTCCAAGGAATTCGTCAACGCCTTCACCGCCCAGTCTGACGGACGGGAAATCCAGCCCGGCACGTACGAAATGAAATACCAGATGTCCTCCTCCGCCGCCGTGGATGCCCTGCTCGGGGACGGCGGCAGCCAGGTGCATTACGCGGCAGTGGCACGCGACCTGCGCCAGGGCGAGGTCTTCGAAGTCCTGAACACCTCCACCCGGATCCCGCTTTCGGAGTTCCAGGCCTTGGCCGCGGACCCGCAGCAGTTCGGTCTGCCGGAGGAAGCCGTAAGCCTTGAGGGCTACCTGCATCCGGGCGAATACCGGTTCGACGTCGAAAAGGACGCCACCGAGATCATCACCGAAATGGTGGATAACACGTTCGCTGAACTCGAAGCGGCCGGTATTACCGATCCCGCCGAGCAGTACCGGATCCTGACCAAGGCCAGCATCATCCAGGCCGAGGCCGGGGAGGCTGACTACGGCGCCGTCGCCGGCTCCATCGAGAACCGGCTGGGCCCGGACAACAAGGAAACCAACGGGCTGATCCAGTCCGATGCCACGGTGACCTACGGCCTGAACCGCAAGAGCTATGAACTCACCGCGGAGGAAAAGGCGGACAAATCCAACCCGTACAACACCTACGCCAACCCCGGACTGCCCGTCGGTCCCATCGGTTCCCCGAGCCGGGAGGCCATTGAGGCAGCGGCCAACCCGGATGACGTCCCGTACTACTACTGGGTCACCGTCAACCTGGACAGCGGCGAAACCAAGTTCTCCTCCACCCTCGCCGAGCACGCCAAGTACGTCGAGGAATACCAGAACTGGTGCAGTACCCAAAAAGCCGGGCGGTGTGGTTAG
- the efp gene encoding elongation factor P, translated as MATTNDIKNGTVLKLEGNLWSIIEFQHVKPGKGGAFVRTKMRNVTSGKVVDKTFNAGIKVETATVDRRDYQYLYQDGEDYVFMDTSDFDQLTVPGKIVGDNANFMMESMMVTIAIHEGSPLYIELPPSVTMEITYTEPGLQGDRSTGGTKPATIETGYEIQVPLFLEQGTKVKVDTRTGDYLGRVNE; from the coding sequence GTGGCGACGACCAACGACATCAAGAACGGCACCGTGCTGAAGCTTGAAGGCAACCTCTGGAGCATCATCGAGTTCCAGCACGTGAAGCCGGGCAAGGGTGGTGCGTTCGTCCGTACCAAGATGCGCAACGTGACTTCGGGCAAGGTAGTGGACAAGACGTTCAACGCCGGCATCAAGGTCGAGACCGCCACGGTGGACCGCCGCGACTACCAGTACCTGTACCAGGACGGCGAAGACTACGTCTTCATGGACACCTCCGACTTCGACCAGCTCACGGTCCCCGGCAAGATTGTCGGTGACAACGCGAACTTCATGATGGAGTCCATGATGGTCACCATCGCGATCCACGAGGGTTCGCCGCTGTACATCGAACTGCCGCCGTCGGTCACCATGGAGATCACGTACACCGAGCCGGGCCTGCAGGGCGACCGCTCCACCGGCGGCACCAAGCCCGCCACCATCGAGACCGGCTACGAGATCCAGGTGCCCCTGTTCCTGGAGCAGGGCACCAAGGTCAAGGTCGACACCCGCACCGGCGACTACCTGGGACGCGTTAACGAGTGA
- the aroB gene encoding 3-dehydroquinate synthase, producing MPSDPTIIPVTGTNPAENYDVVVGNGLLGRLPDMLGERVRRVLVIHPRALRTTGDTVRDELAATGLTAVTAEIPDAEEGKHIQVASFCWQVLGQNDFTRSDAIVAVGGGAVTDVAGFVAATWLRGIKVVHIPTSLLGMVDAAVGGKTAINTAEGKNLVGAFHPPAGVLADLDALATLPKNELLSGMAEVIKCGFIADPAILDLVEANPEAVADGASDVVRELVERSIGVKAEIVSSDLRESGRREFLNYGHTLGHSIELAERYQWRHGAAVSVGLVFAAELGRTVGRLDDATADRHKEILSSLGLPVTYRKDRWSALLDGMRRDKKSRGDLLRFVVLDGLAKPSMLEVPDTSLLFAAYQEIASEPQGGIRLSL from the coding sequence ATGCCCTCCGACCCCACGATCATTCCGGTGACCGGCACCAACCCCGCAGAGAACTACGACGTCGTCGTAGGCAACGGCCTGCTGGGCCGGCTGCCGGACATGCTCGGTGAGCGCGTGCGCCGCGTCCTGGTGATCCACCCGCGCGCCCTGCGCACCACCGGCGATACCGTACGCGATGAACTCGCCGCCACGGGCCTGACCGCCGTCACCGCGGAAATCCCGGACGCCGAAGAGGGCAAGCACATCCAGGTGGCGTCCTTCTGCTGGCAGGTCCTGGGCCAGAACGATTTCACCCGGTCCGATGCCATTGTCGCCGTCGGCGGCGGGGCGGTCACCGACGTGGCCGGCTTCGTGGCCGCCACCTGGCTGCGAGGCATCAAAGTGGTGCACATCCCCACGTCCCTGCTGGGCATGGTGGACGCGGCCGTGGGCGGCAAGACCGCCATCAACACGGCTGAAGGCAAGAACCTCGTGGGCGCTTTCCATCCGCCCGCCGGGGTCCTGGCCGACCTGGACGCCCTGGCCACCCTGCCCAAGAACGAGCTGCTCAGCGGCATGGCCGAGGTCATCAAATGCGGGTTCATCGCCGACCCCGCCATCCTGGACCTGGTCGAAGCGAACCCGGAGGCAGTGGCCGACGGCGCTTCCGACGTCGTCCGCGAACTGGTGGAACGCTCCATCGGGGTCAAGGCCGAGATTGTCTCCTCGGACCTGCGCGAATCCGGCCGGCGGGAATTCCTGAACTACGGGCACACCCTGGGCCACTCCATCGAGCTGGCGGAACGCTACCAGTGGCGGCACGGCGCGGCAGTGTCCGTCGGCCTGGTCTTCGCTGCGGAACTGGGACGGACGGTGGGCCGGCTGGATGACGCCACCGCGGACCGGCACAAGGAGATCCTCTCCTCGCTGGGGCTGCCCGTGACCTACCGCAAGGACCGCTGGTCCGCCCTGCTGGACGGCATGCGCCGGGACAAGAAGTCCCGCGGGGACCTGCTGCGCTTCGTGGTGCTGGACGGACTGGCCAAACCGTCCATGCTGGAGGTGCCGGATACCTCGCTGCTGTTCGCGGCCTACCAGGAGATTGCCTCCGAGCCGCAGGGCGGAATCCGCCTCAGCCTGTAG
- the ruvX gene encoding Holliday junction resolvase RuvX: MPSRRSAKPWPGGADLSGLRGVKLGVDVGLVRVGLAASDPDGVLAMPVRTLKRDAKKNSDIRVVVREAAERGAVEVFVGLPRSLGGGETASTQMARDYAQALVRALADAGQEQQVRLVDERLTTVSAHRNLREAGMNSRNHRTVVDQAAAVAILQQAIDTQRSQNRDVGELVTLRRPRRESGGMPAPTEEFEISQDIERESGNTP; the protein is encoded by the coding sequence ATGCCCTCACGGCGATCCGCGAAGCCGTGGCCGGGCGGAGCTGACTTGAGTGGTCTGCGCGGGGTGAAGCTGGGTGTCGACGTCGGCCTGGTTCGGGTCGGCCTCGCAGCCAGCGACCCCGACGGCGTCCTGGCCATGCCGGTCAGGACGCTGAAGCGGGACGCGAAGAAAAACAGCGACATCCGCGTGGTGGTCCGGGAAGCTGCGGAGCGGGGTGCCGTCGAAGTGTTTGTCGGCCTGCCCCGCAGCCTGGGCGGCGGCGAAACCGCCTCCACCCAGATGGCCCGGGACTACGCGCAGGCGCTGGTCCGGGCCCTGGCCGACGCCGGCCAGGAACAGCAGGTGCGGCTGGTGGACGAACGCCTGACCACGGTCTCCGCGCACCGTAACCTGCGCGAAGCTGGAATGAACAGCCGGAATCACCGTACAGTGGTTGATCAAGCGGCTGCAGTGGCTATTCTGCAGCAGGCTATTGACACACAACGATCCCAGAACCGGGACGTAGGGGAGCTGGTTACACTGCGCCGGCCGCGCCGCGAAAGCGGCGGGATGCCGGCCCCGACCGAGGAGTTCGAAATTTCGCAGGACATCGAGCGCGAAAGCGGTAATACGCCGTGA
- a CDS encoding shikimate dehydrogenase — MGSAPRRAAVLGHPISHSRSPRLHRAAYNHLGFDCSYEAIDLRVEEAAGFAASLRGQAGWTGLSVTMPLKAVMAAQMDEVEPLVKALGVLNTVTFSRTGSRTVLTGHNTDVAGIVGALRYAGIGSGARAVVLGAGGTACAAVAALARLDPAETVVCARRFPVPAPGQAGVLEAGRATGVAVHPRPWEEAAAACAAADVVICTLPPHGADGLADAISEVRQDAILLDAAYDPWPSRIASVWSGFGGTVVPGIEMLLYQAVEQVKLFTADAFFDEPGVINAMCDAVRIPRR, encoded by the coding sequence GTGGGTAGCGCCCCGCGGCGCGCAGCCGTGCTGGGGCATCCGATCAGCCATTCCCGGTCACCCCGGCTGCACCGGGCTGCGTACAACCATCTGGGGTTCGACTGCAGCTACGAGGCAATAGACCTCCGTGTTGAGGAGGCCGCGGGATTCGCGGCCTCCCTCCGCGGGCAGGCGGGCTGGACCGGTCTGTCCGTCACTATGCCGCTGAAGGCGGTCATGGCGGCGCAGATGGACGAGGTCGAGCCGCTGGTGAAGGCCCTCGGGGTGCTGAACACCGTGACCTTCTCCCGGACAGGCTCCCGCACGGTCCTGACCGGCCACAACACCGATGTGGCCGGCATTGTCGGCGCGCTGCGGTACGCCGGAATCGGTTCCGGAGCGCGCGCCGTGGTGCTTGGCGCAGGCGGAACCGCGTGCGCCGCTGTTGCGGCACTGGCCCGGCTGGACCCGGCCGAAACTGTGGTCTGCGCCCGCCGCTTCCCGGTACCCGCCCCCGGGCAGGCAGGGGTGCTGGAGGCAGGCCGCGCAACCGGCGTTGCCGTACACCCGCGCCCGTGGGAGGAGGCAGCCGCCGCCTGCGCGGCAGCCGACGTCGTCATCTGCACCCTCCCGCCGCACGGTGCCGACGGCCTCGCGGACGCAATCTCCGAAGTCCGGCAGGACGCCATCCTCCTGGATGCCGCGTACGACCCCTGGCCAAGCCGGATCGCGTCCGTCTGGTCCGGGTTCGGCGGAACGGTGGTGCCGGGCATCGAGATGCTGCTCTACCAGGCCGTGGAGCAGGTAAAGCTGTTTACTGCGGACGCGTTCTTCGATGAACCCGGCGTCATAAACGCCATGTGTGACGCCGTGCGAATACCGCGGCGCTGA
- the pyrR gene encoding bifunctional pyr operon transcriptional regulator/uracil phosphoribosyltransferase PyrR, with the protein MTAKDALSSRTVLSSADIDRALTRIAYEILEANKGPEDLVLMGIPRRGYPLAQRLAAKIAAAAPGVDPAAITGQLDVTMFRDDLARRPTRPPYATRVPVTGIDDKVVVLVDDVLYSGRTIRSALDALVDLGRPRIVRLAVLVDRGHRELPIRADHVGKNLPTASIEQVRVRLAESDSAATGEAATDEVVIEGTA; encoded by the coding sequence ATGACGGCCAAAGATGCTCTTTCCAGCCGTACTGTTTTGTCTTCAGCTGACATCGACCGCGCCCTGACGCGTATTGCCTACGAGATCCTCGAGGCCAACAAAGGTCCCGAAGACCTGGTCCTGATGGGGATCCCGCGCCGCGGTTATCCGCTGGCCCAGCGCCTGGCCGCCAAGATCGCGGCGGCGGCTCCCGGCGTCGATCCCGCTGCCATCACCGGCCAGCTCGACGTCACCATGTTCCGTGACGACCTCGCCCGCAGGCCCACCCGGCCGCCCTACGCCACCCGCGTCCCGGTCACCGGGATTGACGACAAAGTGGTGGTGCTGGTGGACGACGTCCTGTATTCCGGCCGCACCATCCGTTCCGCGCTCGATGCCCTCGTGGACCTGGGCCGGCCGCGCATCGTCCGGCTGGCAGTGCTCGTGGACCGCGGCCACCGCGAACTGCCCATCCGGGCAGACCATGTGGGCAAGAACCTGCCCACCGCATCCATCGAACAGGTCCGGGTCCGGCTGGCCGAAAGCGACAGCGCGGCCACGGGTGAAGCGGCCACAGACGAAGTGGTCATCGAGGGCACTGCATGA
- the aroC gene encoding chorismate synthase, translated as MLRWLTAGESHGPALVGIVEGVPAGVEVDSTLISAALARRRLGYGRGARMKFEQDAVRILGGVRHGKTQGGPVAIEIGNTEWPKWEQVMAADPVDPAVLADSARNAPLTRPRPGHADFTGMQKYGFDEARPVLERASARETATRVALGAVASAFLKQLGIELVSHTVGIAGVMAPGDSALPLPADVDALDADPMRCFDAGVSAAMVAEVDAAHKEGETLGGVVEVLAYGLPPGLGSYVHWDRRLDARIAGALMGIQAIKGVEVGDGFLTATRRGSAAHDEILQDAEGRVVRSGNRAGGIEGGMSIGELLRVRAAMKPIATVPRALRTVDVSTSAPARAHHQRSDVCAVPAAGVVAEAMVALVLAEAVIEKFGGDSVPETARNLHAYLAAIPQPLESAGTDVS; from the coding sequence ATGTTGCGTTGGTTGACCGCCGGTGAGTCCCATGGCCCTGCATTGGTTGGAATTGTTGAAGGTGTCCCTGCCGGAGTGGAGGTGGACAGCACCCTCATCTCCGCGGCTCTGGCCCGCCGCCGCCTCGGTTACGGCCGCGGCGCGCGGATGAAATTTGAACAGGATGCCGTGCGCATCCTGGGCGGCGTCCGCCACGGCAAGACCCAGGGCGGCCCCGTCGCCATCGAGATCGGCAACACCGAGTGGCCCAAGTGGGAACAGGTGATGGCTGCCGATCCGGTGGACCCGGCAGTCCTGGCCGACTCTGCACGCAACGCGCCCCTCACCCGTCCCCGTCCGGGGCATGCTGATTTCACCGGCATGCAGAAGTACGGTTTTGACGAAGCCCGTCCTGTCCTGGAACGCGCCAGCGCAAGGGAAACCGCCACCCGCGTGGCGCTTGGTGCCGTGGCCTCCGCGTTCCTGAAGCAGCTGGGCATTGAGCTGGTCAGCCACACCGTGGGTATTGCCGGCGTGATGGCGCCCGGCGACTCGGCGTTGCCGCTCCCTGCCGACGTCGACGCGCTCGACGCCGATCCGATGCGCTGCTTCGATGCAGGCGTCTCGGCCGCCATGGTGGCTGAGGTCGATGCCGCCCATAAGGAGGGCGAGACGCTCGGGGGAGTGGTGGAGGTGCTGGCCTACGGACTGCCGCCGGGACTGGGCAGCTACGTTCATTGGGACCGCCGGCTGGACGCCCGGATCGCCGGTGCCCTGATGGGCATCCAGGCCATCAAGGGCGTGGAAGTAGGGGACGGTTTCCTGACTGCCACCCGCCGCGGCTCCGCCGCCCACGACGAAATCCTGCAGGATGCCGAGGGCCGGGTGGTCCGCTCCGGCAACCGCGCCGGAGGCATTGAAGGCGGCATGAGCATCGGCGAACTGCTGCGGGTACGCGCCGCAATGAAACCCATTGCCACCGTGCCGCGGGCACTGCGCACCGTTGACGTGAGTACCTCCGCACCGGCCCGGGCCCACCACCAGCGCTCGGATGTCTGCGCGGTCCCCGCTGCCGGTGTGGTTGCCGAAGCCATGGTGGCGCTGGTCCTGGCCGAAGCCGTGATCGAGAAGTTCGGCGGCGATTCCGTGCCCGAAACCGCACGGAACCTGCACGCCTACCTGGCCGCCATCCCGCAGCCGCTGGAATCCGCCGGTACCGATGTCTCCTAG
- a CDS encoding aspartate carbamoyltransferase catalytic subunit, whose translation MRHLLSTLDLSRSDALAILDTAEQMAAVGEREVKKLPALRGRTVVNLFFEDSTRTRISFEAAAKRLSADVINFSAKGSSVSKGESLKDTAQTLAAMGADAVVIRHGSSGAPARLASSGWIDAAVLNAGDGTHEHPTQALLDAFTMRRHWARLHGTESTGTDLAGMKVVIAGDVLHSRVARSDLWLLRTLGAEVTLVAPPTLLPFGVESWPCTVSYDLDEALATRPDAVMMLRVQGERMQSAFFPSVREYSRRWGLDDVRLDRLDTLGLTDTIIMHPGPMNRGLEISARAADSPRSTVLDQVRNGVSVRMAALYLLLSGENSTPRTQQEQPR comes from the coding sequence ATGAGGCACCTCCTGTCCACGCTGGACCTCAGCCGGTCCGACGCCCTGGCCATCCTGGATACGGCAGAGCAGATGGCCGCAGTAGGGGAACGGGAAGTAAAGAAGCTTCCGGCCCTGCGCGGGCGCACCGTGGTGAACCTCTTCTTCGAGGACTCCACCCGCACGCGCATCTCCTTTGAGGCGGCCGCGAAACGGCTGTCCGCCGACGTCATCAATTTCTCCGCCAAGGGATCGTCGGTCTCCAAGGGCGAATCACTGAAGGACACTGCACAGACGCTGGCTGCCATGGGTGCCGACGCCGTAGTGATTCGGCACGGTTCCTCCGGCGCGCCGGCGCGGCTGGCGTCCTCGGGCTGGATAGATGCCGCAGTTCTCAACGCCGGGGACGGCACGCACGAACACCCCACCCAGGCGCTGCTGGATGCCTTCACCATGCGACGGCACTGGGCGCGGCTGCACGGTACGGAATCCACCGGCACCGACCTGGCCGGAATGAAGGTGGTGATTGCCGGGGACGTGCTGCATTCGCGGGTCGCCCGCTCGGATCTGTGGCTGCTTCGGACACTGGGCGCGGAAGTCACCCTGGTTGCACCGCCCACGCTGCTGCCGTTCGGCGTCGAATCCTGGCCCTGCACCGTCAGTTACGACCTGGACGAGGCACTGGCGACCCGGCCGGATGCCGTCATGATGCTGCGGGTGCAGGGGGAACGGATGCAATCTGCCTTCTTCCCCTCCGTCCGCGAGTATTCCCGCCGCTGGGGCCTGGACGACGTCCGCCTCGACCGGCTGGACACCCTGGGCCTGACGGACACCATCATCATGCACCCCGGTCCGATGAACCGCGGGCTGGAAATTTCCGCCCGTGCCGCTGATTCGCCCCGCTCGACCGTCCTGGACCAGGTCCGCAACGGCGTTTCGGTGCGGATGGCCGCCCTTTACCTGCTGCTCTCCGGAGAGAACAGCACCCCCCGTACCCAGCAGGAGCAGCCCCGATGA
- the nusB gene encoding transcription antitermination factor NusB yields the protein MSARSKARTRALEVLFEAEQRSVSAFDAIRARREKTDQTINPYTMDLVEGVVAMQEQIDEFLSTYSQGWTLDRMPSVDRIILRLGTWELLYNDDVPDKVAISEAVELAKALSTDESPAFINGLLGRLQELKPSLLA from the coding sequence GTGAGTGCACGCAGTAAAGCACGGACCCGGGCACTGGAGGTCCTTTTCGAAGCCGAACAGCGTTCGGTTTCTGCCTTCGATGCCATTCGGGCCCGCCGCGAAAAGACCGACCAGACCATCAACCCCTACACCATGGACCTGGTGGAAGGCGTGGTTGCGATGCAGGAGCAGATCGATGAGTTCCTGAGCACGTATTCGCAGGGCTGGACGCTTGATCGCATGCCTTCGGTGGACCGCATCATCCTCCGCCTGGGCACTTGGGAACTTCTCTACAACGACGACGTTCCCGACAAAGTGGCCATCAGCGAAGCCGTGGAATTGGCGAAAGCGCTCTCCACGGACGAATCCCCGGCCTTCATCAACGGCCTGCTCGGACGGCTGCAGGAACTGAAGCCCTCCCTGCTGGCCTAG
- a CDS encoding PrsW family intramembrane metalloprotease, with amino-acid sequence MSAPGIYPDQQHPAPPGYGAADGAAPVQPFWSPPAPRRDKGLAATVVLIALSSVALAWVGMYLLDGLGPPAFIFCGLLALVPLGICVLGIWWVDRWEPEPRSSLVFSFLWGAGVSVAIALVVGPYFTFALLELVPYGSADLLGAVVQAPVVEEIAKGLGILLLLLVRRRIFDGPVDGIVFAAAVAAGFAFTENILYFGAALRTAGPETVYELGFIFILRGLLSPFAHVLFTACTGLALGLAARRAGNAWILPAFAIGLIPAILGHMLWNGGPALFFGDFFLFYFLLQVPFFGAAVTGVWLLRRAEQRLTLQRLSEYAAAGWFTPAEVRMLATGAGRRQAMGWARATGAAPHMKEFIRRATRLALTRQQIASGRDVSANMEYERTLLGELTGIRTTMLAGQALQAR; translated from the coding sequence ATGAGCGCACCCGGTATCTACCCTGACCAGCAGCATCCCGCCCCTCCGGGCTACGGCGCTGCCGACGGCGCCGCACCTGTCCAGCCGTTCTGGTCCCCTCCGGCACCACGCCGGGACAAGGGCCTGGCAGCCACCGTGGTGCTGATTGCGCTCTCCTCCGTGGCCCTGGCCTGGGTGGGCATGTACCTTCTCGACGGCCTCGGCCCGCCGGCCTTCATTTTCTGCGGGCTCCTGGCGCTGGTTCCCCTGGGCATCTGCGTGCTGGGTATCTGGTGGGTGGACCGGTGGGAGCCGGAACCGCGAAGCAGCCTGGTTTTCTCGTTCCTGTGGGGTGCCGGGGTTTCGGTGGCCATCGCCCTGGTGGTTGGCCCGTACTTCACGTTTGCCCTGCTGGAGCTGGTCCCCTACGGCTCGGCGGACCTGCTGGGCGCGGTGGTCCAGGCTCCCGTAGTGGAGGAAATCGCCAAGGGCCTGGGCATCCTCCTGCTGCTGCTGGTCCGCCGGCGGATCTTTGACGGGCCGGTGGACGGCATCGTGTTTGCGGCTGCCGTGGCAGCGGGGTTCGCCTTCACGGAAAACATCCTCTATTTCGGGGCAGCGCTGCGGACAGCCGGGCCCGAGACGGTGTACGAGCTCGGGTTTATTTTCATCCTCCGCGGGCTGCTCTCCCCCTTTGCGCATGTCCTGTTCACCGCCTGCACCGGGCTCGCCCTGGGCCTGGCGGCGCGGCGTGCGGGCAACGCGTGGATCCTGCCGGCCTTCGCCATCGGATTGATTCCCGCCATTCTGGGGCACATGCTGTGGAACGGCGGTCCCGCGTTGTTTTTCGGGGACTTCTTCCTCTTCTACTTCCTGCTCCAGGTTCCGTTCTTCGGCGCGGCGGTCACCGGGGTATGGCTGCTGCGCCGCGCGGAGCAGCGCCTGACCCTGCAACGGCTTTCCGAATACGCAGCGGCGGGCTGGTTCACCCCCGCAGAAGTGCGGATGCTGGCCACCGGCGCCGGCCGCCGCCAGGCAATGGGCTGGGCACGGGCCACCGGGGCGGCACCGCACATGAAGGAGTTCATCCGGCGTGCCACCCGCCTGGCCTTGACCCGGCAGCAGATAGCCTCCGGCCGGGATGTCAGCGCCAATATGGAGTACGAGCGGACCTTGCTGGGAGAACTCACCGGCATCCGGACCACTATGCTGGCCGGGCAGGCGCTGCAGGCCAGGTGA